The nucleotide sequence CGCGTGCATCTGCGCGCTGCCCGTGGTCACGGCGGGCGCCAGCCTCACCGCGCTGGCCGACACCTCCCGCCGCATGGCCCAGGGTGAGGGCACCGCCGTCTGGCGGATGTTCCTGACCTCGTTTCGGCGCAACTTCCGGACCGCGTCGCTCGCCTGGGCGGCGGTCGGACCCGTGACGCTCGCCCTGCTCGCCGCCTGGATCTTCGTGCAGGCCGACGAGCTTGTCGTCCTGAAAGCGCTTCTCAGTGCCGTGTTGCTGCTCGGATTCCCGTTCCTGTGGTCGCTGATCGCCCGCTTCGAGAACACGGTGGGAGCCCACCTGAAGAACGCCTGGCTCGTGGCGATCGGCAACCTCCCCCTCGCCCTCGGGGTGCTCGCGATCCACGCCGGGATGATCGCCCTGGTGGTGGCCACTGCGTACTACCTGCCCGCCGGCCTTCCGGTGCTCCTGCTGCTCGGCGTCTCGCTTCCCTGGGTCGCCTCGGCGCCGCTGATCGAGCGCGCGTTCCGCCCTCTGCTCGACCGGGCCTCCTGACCTTATTCGACCCCACCTCTTGCGGGCCATCCTGCCGTTCTGTACTCTGACGCTCAGCGGAATCGTTTCCGGCGTTTCGGTCGGAAACAACCACGTGAGACACAGTGAGTCCTCATTCCAAGGAAGGCAACAGGACTATGGCAACACGCAAGACAGCGAAGCTCGCGGCCGGCCTCATGGCAGGTGCCCTGCTCTTCGGTGTGACCGCCTGCAGCGGTTCCAGCGACGACAGCGCGGATGCGACCGGCAAGGTCTACTACCTGAACTTCAAGCCCGAGCAGGCCGACGACTGGGTCGCCCTCGCCAAGGCCTACACCGAGGAGACCGGCGTCCAGGTCGATGTCCAGACCGCGGCGTCCGGCACCTACGAGACCACGCTGAAGTCCGAGATGGCCAAGTCCGAGGCCCCGACCCTGTTCCAGGTCAACGGCCCCGTCGGCCTGCAGACCTGGAAGGACTACGCCGCCGACCTCAGCGACACCGAGGTCTACGCGCAGCTCAACGACCAGTCGATCGCCCTGACGAACGACGACGGCAACCCCGTCGCCATCCCGTACGTCATGGAGACCTACGGCATCATCTACAACAAGGCGATCCTCGAGGACTACATCGCGACCGACGGCGCGAAGATCACCTCCGCCGACGAGATCACCAGCTTCGACACCCTGAAGTCGGTCGTCGAGGACATCCAGGCCAAGAAGGACGACCTCGGCATCGACGGCGCGTTCACCTCGGCCGGCTTCGACTCCTCGTCCGACTGGCGCTTCAAGACCCACCTGGCCAACATCCCGCTGTACTACGAGTACAAGGCGGACGGCATCGTGGGCCAGCCCGAGTCGATCAAGGGCACGTACCTCGACGGCTTCAAGAACATCTTCGACCTGTACATCAGCAACTCCACCACGGAGCCCTCGCTGCTGTCGGGCAAGACGATCGATGACGCCAACTCCGAGTTCGCCCTTGGCAAGGCCGTCTTCTACCAGAACGGCACCTGGGCCTACAACGACATCAAGGACCAGAAGGTCGACGACGCCGACATGGGCATGCTGCCGATCTACATCGGCGCCGACGGCGAGGAGAACCAGGGCCTGACCACCGGTTCCGAGAACTACTGGGTCGTCAACTCCGAGGCCTCCGAGGCCGACCAGAAGGCCACCAAGGACTTCCTCAACTGGGTCATCAGCTCCGACACCGGCCGCGACACCCTGACCAACACCATGGGCTTCGTGACCCCCTTCAAGACGTTCGCCGACTACGAGTCCAGCAACCCGCTGGTCCAGGCCGACGCCGCCTACACCGCTGCCGGCAAGACGGCCGTGACGTGGAACTTCACCACCATGCCCTCCGAGGAGTGGAAGAACACGCTGGGTCAGGCGATGCTGGCCTACGCACAGGGCACCGGCGACTGGGACGCCGTCCGGGCAACCTTCGTCGACAACTGGGCCACCGAGGTCGAGCTCTCCAACCAGGGCTGACCCCCACGGGACTCCGCCGGAGAGACGGAGCCCCTGACCCAAACTGAAACGGTGTGACGGTGCGGGCGCACTTCACAGTGCGCCCGCACCGTCGCGCGTAGGAGAAGAAATATGTACAGATCGCTCAAGCGCTGGTGGTGGCTGTTCACCGGGCCGACCATCGCCGCCTTCATCATCGGGTTCGTCGCGCCGTTCGCGCTTGGCGTCTACCTGTCCTTCACGAAGTTCACGACCGTCACGAAGAGCCGCTGGGTCGGCCTCGACAACTACGCGCGACTGCTCAGTGACGACACGTTCCTGCACTCCCTCTGGTACACCGCGGCATTCGCGCTGGTCACGACCGTCGTCATCAACGTGGTGGCCTTCGCCGTCGCGTACATGCTCGTGAAGAAGTTCAAGGGCTCGAACCTCTACCGCTCCGTGTTCTTCATGCCGAACCTCATCGGCGGCATCGTGCTCGGCTACGTGTGGCTGCTGCTCCTCAACGGCATCCTCGGCCACTGGGCCCGCTCGATCACCTATTCGGCGACCTACGGCTTCTGGGGCCTCGTGATCCTGGTGTGCTGGCAGCAGATCGGCTACATGATGGTCATCTACATCGCCGGCCTGCAGTCGATCCCGGGCGAGCTGATCGAGTCGGCGGAGGTCGACGGCGCGACGCCGCGCCAGACCCTGCGCAGCGTGATCATCCCGCTGGTCATGCCGTCGATCACGGTGTGCACGTTCCTGACGATCACCAACGGCTTCAAGCTCTTCGACCAGAACCTCGCGCTGACCAACGGGGCTCCGTCGCGGCAGTCGGAACTGCTGGCCCTCAACATCTACAACACGTTCTACGGCCGCACGGGCTTCGAGGGAGTCGGCCAGGCCAAGGCTGTCATCTTCCTCATC is from Tessaracoccus palaemonis and encodes:
- a CDS encoding carbohydrate ABC transporter permease; amino-acid sequence: MYRSLKRWWWLFTGPTIAAFIIGFVAPFALGVYLSFTKFTTVTKSRWVGLDNYARLLSDDTFLHSLWYTAAFALVTTVVINVVAFAVAYMLVKKFKGSNLYRSVFFMPNLIGGIVLGYVWLLLLNGILGHWARSITYSATYGFWGLVILVCWQQIGYMMVIYIAGLQSIPGELIESAEVDGATPRQTLRSVIIPLVMPSITVCTFLTITNGFKLFDQNLALTNGAPSRQSELLALNIYNTFYGRTGFEGVGQAKAVIFLIIVAAISLLQNRFARSKEA
- a CDS encoding YesL family protein, whose protein sequence is MRLFQYDAPLWRAISTVGDLIVLNLLACICALPVVTAGASLTALADTSRRMAQGEGTAVWRMFLTSFRRNFRTASLAWAAVGPVTLALLAAWIFVQADELVVLKALLSAVLLLGFPFLWSLIARFENTVGAHLKNAWLVAIGNLPLALGVLAIHAGMIALVVATAYYLPAGLPVLLLLGVSLPWVASAPLIERAFRPLLDRAS
- a CDS encoding ABC transporter substrate-binding protein; the encoded protein is MATRKTAKLAAGLMAGALLFGVTACSGSSDDSADATGKVYYLNFKPEQADDWVALAKAYTEETGVQVDVQTAASGTYETTLKSEMAKSEAPTLFQVNGPVGLQTWKDYAADLSDTEVYAQLNDQSIALTNDDGNPVAIPYVMETYGIIYNKAILEDYIATDGAKITSADEITSFDTLKSVVEDIQAKKDDLGIDGAFTSAGFDSSSDWRFKTHLANIPLYYEYKADGIVGQPESIKGTYLDGFKNIFDLYISNSTTEPSLLSGKTIDDANSEFALGKAVFYQNGTWAYNDIKDQKVDDADMGMLPIYIGADGEENQGLTTGSENYWVVNSEASEADQKATKDFLNWVISSDTGRDTLTNTMGFVTPFKTFADYESSNPLVQADAAYTAAGKTAVTWNFTTMPSEEWKNTLGQAMLAYAQGTGDWDAVRATFVDNWATEVELSNQG